GCCGAATGGCCACTACCATTCACCAAGGCTAAATCTAAGTTTAAGAATTTAGCTTTACCGCCAGGGTGATAGCTTACCATCCCTCCAAGATCACGTTCGCGTGGCATCAGAGTCTGAAATACACGTGCCCGTTCCGGAAAATCACGATAGCCGGATGAGTACACAATAGAGTATCCAAAAGGTCTATTGAAAAGACCCGCCGTTAAACTTAGGCCTTTTTGGCTTGGGTGACGCAATTGAATAAAGGCATCCATCAGTTGCACACCGTCTTGAGTAGCGTCCAATTGAAAGACAATACTGGAGTACGTATCCACGCGGTCAATTTTAAGACGTCCCCTGCGAATCATAAACCTGTTATCCGAATTCTTTGAAAAATCACCACCCGAAAAGGACGTAATTCCGGGAGATTGCGCTTTCTGAAACTGTGTCTGAAGGTACCCCGTAATCTTGATATCATGTGGATCATAGCTGGAGGGCGCATTATTATTTTGCGCAAGCGCTACGACGGGACCTATCAGGGCTAAGAGTAAAAGTGCTTTTTTCATTAGAATTTTAAATAAATTATCTTTTTCGCTTGTGATGATATGATACGAGTAGAATCATTTTTCCATCTTCTATTCCATCATCTTTCAACGGCGTAAAAATAGATTCTCAATATTAAGTTAATATTAATAAATTGTTAGTCTATTAATTTATATACATAAAATTAACGATTTAGTAATATATCTCGTAAGAGATAGGTCAATACAATGGTGACTCTCGCAATGTAGAGGTATCCTTAAAATAAAAAGGCCGATACAAATTGTACCGGCCTTTTAATCCTATTGATTTATACGTTGAATTATTTCAATCCCTTATTATAATCGCTTTCGCGAAGAGGGATAGACCAAGTCCACTTATTTTTATCTTGTGGATTAATTGTAACAGCTAAAGATGTAAGGAAATTACCCCCGTTTGCGTTATTTCTTCTCACAATAGTATCTCCCCAACGTTTCATATCAAACCAATCGAATCCTTCGCCCCATAGTTCAACTGCGCGATAAAGTTTAATTTCATTAAGTAGATCTGTCCCTGTTTTTGTACAAACATAATTCACATTCCTTCCTGAAGTAGCGTTTAATGTGTTAAGCACACCTTGAACTTCGCTTGCTGCTTTATTTTGGAAAAATTTCGCTTCAGCTTCAATGAGGTACATCTCGGAAGCCCTAAAGTGATTTAAGTTTCCAACACCTGGTAGATCATTCGCTTTAAACTTAAAATTCATGTAAGCGTATGGCACAGCGTTAGCCTGTAATTCAGGATATAAGGCAAATGCCCTAGCCTTCATCGTCGCTCCGGCCAATCCTGTAGCTGTTGTATACGCTTCGCCTTTCGGATCTAAGAAAAGATCTCTTCTAATATCTGTTGAAGGAATTTTATCGAACAATTCTCTACTGATACATTTTGGCGCTGTTCTAACAGCACTTGCCGATGAATTATATGCAATATACGATTGAAATGAATAGAAGTATAATGTTTCATCAGACGCACCGTAGCTACTCCAAATCCATTCTCCATTTGGATTTGCAAAGCCACTTTTATACTCCGCATTGTTCATCAATTTATAATTAGCACGCGCTAGAATTGCATATTTCTCAGCATTGACATAATCCTGCTTGTTCAAAGCAGCTCGAGCATAAACCGCATAAGCAACATCTTTATTCACTTGATAATTGGCATTTGGATTACGATTAATTTTTGAAGATTCATATAATGAAATAGCATCATTCAAATCCGTATAGATCAAATCATAAGTCTGGCCCAAGGTAGATAAAGGCATGTCTCCTGTTGACACATCTTTTCTTAAAACCAATCCATTTGTCTGCCCATTATTGGAATCACTCCATCTATTGCCATAGATCTGAGCTAACATCATGTAACTGTAAGCACGGTAAGTCAATGCTTGCGCTTTTATAAATTGTTTGTCGGCTAAGTTTCCATCCGCAGCATCAATATTTTCGACAATTTGATTTGCGTTACCAATGATCTTGTAGTAATAAAACCAAGGATAATACAGGTAAATACTTGTTAAGTTTTGATTATAATTTGCATTAATAATGTCTGCCCAGCCACTTAAGTTGACAAAAAAATTGTTTCCAGGATAGTTCCCATAGTACATTTTGATTGTCCCCTCTCCATTAAAGCCTTGGCTACCTAAATACTGTTGGGTCATCATTTTTGCCAAACCGTTAACGGCTACTTCAGCATTTTTTGTCGTCTCAAATACTTTAGAAAGCTCAACGGAATCTGTAGGACTTGTATTTAGATAGTCTTTTTTGCAAGAAGAAACAAGAATCATTCCTGCTAACAATACTTTTATATATTTATTATTTTTCATTGTTTGATTTCTTATAATCCAATTTTTACACCAAAAGAAATGGTACGTGGAGTAACCCAAGCATTTGTGCTGGTACCATTCCATTGCTGTTGCGGGTTCATTCCTTTACGTTTTGTCATTGTAGACAAGTTTTCAATTCCAGCAACAACTCTCACGGAAGACAAATCTATTTTACTAATCAATGTTTTTGGCAAACTATAACCTACCGCAATATTCTTGATAACCAAATATGATCCATCAGTTAAGAAACGATCACTAGTAGCATAATTATTCATACTACTTTGAGAAAAGTTGATAGAAGGGATACCATTTACATCCAACCTATCCGCCGAGGAGGCTGTCATTCCATCTGGAATACCGTTCCACGATTTCATGATATCCGTGTGCAGCGCACTTGGCGTACCGGACATGGCCATTAAACTAGCATAGGAAGAATCGTATATTTTACCACCGATAGCGTAAGTGAATAACGCTGAGAAGCTGAAGTTTTTATACTCAAAGCTGGTATTGAAACTTCCATTCATTTTAGGAATAACCGATCCAGACCAGCCCCTTAGACCATAGCTAGAAGCATTAGTTACATAGTATTTTCCATTAATTTCAACAAGTTCCGCTTTAGGGATCTCCGCTTTTCCTGGTGCAGAACCATTCACATTAAAACGCTCTGTATCTGCCAGGTAAAGTGAACGACCAGTCATCTGATCTACACCCGCATACTTAAACAACCAGAAGTCATAACGGCTTCCACCTTCAACCCATTTGAAATTACCAGTTACAATTCCGTTCTCCCTATTTTCTTCAGGTAGTGATAATATTTTATTCGTCAACCAAGTTGCATTCGCACCAACATTCCATCTCCATCCATCACCCTTTAACACGTCTACATCAAAAGTTAACTCGAAGCCCCTATTTGACATTGAACCAATATTCCTTGTTACTGTTGAAACTGCACTCGAAGATGATGTTGCTCCAGCAGACAATGGAAGATTAAAATCAAAAATCAAGTTTTGAGACTGCTTGTTAAAGTATTCAAAGCTTAAATTTGCTCGTTTAAATAACCGGGCTTCTACTGCCGCAGAGAACGAACTAGAGGTTTCCCAAATTAAGTCAGGTGAAGGGTTTTGGTTTTTAAATACCGCACCTGCATTCGCATTCTGGCTTAACTCATATAAGGATAAATAAGAATACTTACTTGCACTTTCATCATTACCTACTTCACCGTAAGATGCTCGAACCTTCAAATCATTAACAGTATTCAGCATATCTTTAAAGAAATCCTCTTTAGATACGCTCCAGCTACCGCCTAATGACCAAAAGTTACCCCAACGATTGTCTGGGCTGAATCGAGATGAGCCATCTCTTCTAAAAGATGCTTCCGCAAAATATTTACCCGCGTAATTATAACGAGCGCGAGACAAGAAACTTTCTACACGATAATCTTCTTGATAGTCATAAAGCGACGTGATTTTGGTAAAATTAACCATATCCGTTTGGCCTTCAAAAATTTCATCTGTTTTATAGCCATATAGATAACTCCAGTTGTCAGAATAATTCTCATGTCCTGCCAATATATCCAGATGGTGTAAACCAAAATCTTTGTTCCAAGTCAATAATTGTTGAACTGTATAGTTTTTGTAGCGATAAATATTCCTAGCCGCTCTACCCTGACCTGCACCATCCCCTATTATTGCGTTATTATACGTACGACGTTCTGAATTGCGAAGATTTAAATCACCGTTTAAAGTCAATGTAAAATCTTTCAGAAACTTGAATTCAAGAAAGCCTCTACCATTTACTGTATTACGAATCGTTTGGTCTCTGTTTAATTCATTTTCCCAAATGGTATGTCTTCCTACATATTGCAATCTTGTAGATTCACCGTTATCATACTGTATTTTTCCGGCCTCGTCCAATGCATAAGATCCGTCTGCGTTATGCAAATGAATTGGATAGATTGGTGCTATCGATCTTGCATAGTTATACGGATTAACAAATGAACTTGCATCGTCAGTAGAACCGCTAATTTGATTTGAGATCTGATGTGAACCTGCTAAGTTAAAGCCATACTTGAACCAATCTTTAGCTTGAAGTTCGGCATTTAATCGTCCAGTAAATCTTTTTAAACCCGAATTTTTAATGTATCCTTTCTCGTCCAGGTATCCTGTCGAATAAAAAACCTTTGCTTTATCTGTAGCGGTAGTTCCATCAATGTTATAATTTTGACGATGTCCAACGCGATCTACTTCTTTAAACCAATCCAAGTCGTCTGCATATCCACTTTTTATCTGGGCATCAGAGACAAGCTTTCCATTGGAATCAAATAATTTATCATCAGCTTTATCATAGATGTTTAATTTCAAATAATTGCTCACCAAAGATTTGGTTGCTTCATTATTTGCAGATTGAACTGTTGGATAGGATGCCGAATTGTTAGTTAGTAAACTATTTCTATATCCCTGCCACATGGCTTCCATAAATTGTCTATCATTCACGCGATCGTATTCGGCAATACCTCTCGAGTAGAAACCTTGGTCTGTTGAGATATTAACCTGAGAACGGCCAGCCTTACCCTTCTTGGTGGTAATAATAATAACCCCATTACTAGCCCGACTTCCATAAAGTGCAGATGATGAAGCATCTTTTAACACTGAAATACTTTCCACATCATTGGGGTTGATATCGGAAATATTACCACCAAAAGGTACACCGTCCACGACATACAGCGGGTTGTTAGATCCATTCAATGATGAAAATCCACGTATCCGTATACTAGGTTCTGCACCTGGCATACCAGAAGTATTGTTCAGTTGAATACCAGCAGCAGATCCCTCTAAAGCTGCAAATGCATTGGTAACTGGTCTCTTTTCGATATCTTTAGCAGAGACGGAGGTTACGGATCCAGTCACAGATTCTTTTTTGGCAGTACCATAAGCGACTACGACAACCTCATCTAATGCTGTATTCTGATCCTCTAGTGACACGTTGAATAATGACTGTCCATCTTTAACGATTATAGTCTTATCAGAATGACCGACATACCTGAAAACCATTACTTTACCAACAGGAACTGATAAAGAATATTTTCCATTTGCATCTGTTTGAGTAGCAATGTTTGATCCTTGAACAGCAATTGTAACTCCTACCAACGGTTTCCCGTCAGCGCCAGTTACACGACCGCTTACTTTCTTCTCTTGCGCAAAAGCAACAGACGACAGGATCATACTCCCCACGAAAAAACTGAGTAGTTTGTGTTTCATATGTTTATGTTTGTTTAAATAAGTAGTTTATCTAACTAAATACGATAAAAGCACCGAAGAAACTTTTAATATATGTTTTTCAAAAGTGATGAGCCCAACAGGCTAATACAGTTAGTGTACAAAACCAAACATGAAATGTTAAGGTTTTGTTAAAAGCAAAGATAAAACAATCTTTTAAAGATGCAACAAGAAGTTATAAATAGAATTAAAAAACTGGAAAACAAACGATATAAATCATAGTATTTCACACAAAAAAATAACACACAAAAACACTAAATACCAAACAATTACACAAACAACACACCTTAATCTAAAAAAGTAGCTATTTTTTTTTATGAAGTAACAATAAATACTGTAATATTTTGTATTTTTCATCATAAAACTACCCTTACAATCGATAATAATAAAAAAACACATGTAACTGCTATCAAAAAGACAAAACAATAGTTCGAACCAATAAAAGGCAAAAAAAAGATGAACTACAAAAGCTTAAATCCAATATTATATACAAAAAGCTTAGATCAAACTATTCAGTTCTATGCTGAAAAACTCGGGTTTACATGTGTTGAAAAAAACGAAGCATTGAACTGGGCTCTACTGCGAAGTGGAACCATCGAAATCATGTTTTCGCATCCTGGCGAAAGCATTGCTTTTGAAACAGCACAATTTACCGGGTCCCTTTATTTTAACATAGCGGATGTTGATAATTTATGGGAAAGTTTGAAAGATAATGTCAAAATATGTTATGAAATAGCAACTTTCGAATGGGGAATGCGCGAGTTTGCTATTTATGATAATAATGGATATGTGCTTCAGTTTGGTGAAAAAATATAGAGGCAGCAAAATACTTGCTACCTCTATATTACATAAAAATTCCTTTTTGATCTAACTAGATATGTGTTCTGAATTCTTTCAAATTCAATTTGAATGGAACAACAACAGAAGACTTTACAGCCTCCCCGTTTTGGGTTGCCGGCTTCCACTTACCTGCTCTGTTAAGGGCGCGTTGCGCACTCGTTAATACGCCATAACCAGGATCATCTTTTAATTTAACACCAGTAATTTTCCCATCTTCTTTCACAATAAAATTTAACTCATAGTCACCAGACAAACCTGCTTTCAGTGCTTCAGGTGGATATTGGAAATTTTTATAGAATTTTTCAATGAAAGTAGACATGCCTTCAATTGGTTCTGCTTTTACTATTGCAGCTGAATTTGCAGACTCTTTAAAGCTCAACACTTTGTAAGGAAAACGTACCCAAGAAGCAATCGGTTTTCCATTTTTCGTAGCAGGTTCCCAATCCCCAGACATTTTAACAGCCTTCAACAAACGTATCCCCATCCCTTTTTCAATATCCTTCGCGATATCAGCTGAATCAATTTTTCCAAATTCATTTACACGGATGTCCAATATGATTTCCCCTGAAATATCTTTAGAGATCTCACTATCCGTTAATTTGAAAGAACGATTGACCTGTTTGACAAAACTGTCATATCCTATTTTTGGTAGGGCTGCATTTTCCTGTCCAAAGGAGAATACGCAACTAAGCATTCCGATTAAGCTAAAAATTAGTGGTTTCATATCTTATTGTTTCAGAAAATTCACATTATTTAAAAGGGGAAATTCGACACTTCCCCCTTTCTAAATCTATCTTGATCCAGTGTAAACAAACTTTTCTTCAAACGTTCTGGCTCCACCATTTGACGTCCAGTTAACCGTCAATGTCTTCGTTGCTGGATCATAAACACTGGTGGACTTAGTCGCTATTGGCAGAAGCGAAAACATTTCCACAGTAATTTTATTAGTAGCCTGATCAATTGTATAGTTTACTTGATTTGAATAAGTACCTAACAAGCCAGGGTCCAACATACATTTATTACTTCCGATAGTTACTAACTTAACCGTTTTATTTGCATTAGGTACCAAAGCCGTATTCGCAGATGTCGTATATTTGTAAACACCGTCAAAGAAGTTTTTAGCTCCTAAATTCAATATAATCTTGCCAAAATTTCCCGAAATCTCTCCAGAAGACACTGTCTTTATAGCTAAACCAACAGCATAATCAGCATCAAAAGTAAACTGATCCGGTTTCAAATTAATTGGGACCGCAACTTCTCTTTCACCCTTTTTTATTACCGCTTCAGTTGTACTTAAACTATATTGTGAAGCAGGCATCGCCTCATATTCGGTTTCATTTTCGTCATTATATTTTTCTAGCAATGAGTTGTCAACAGCTATTGTTACTTTAATATCACTTTCTGCTGTTTTAGCTCCAACACATTTCAATTTCAAATTTACTACTCCAGTAGGAGCAATATTAAATGCTAAAGAGTATAAAGGTATAGAACTTGATTCATTAGATATTGGGACAGATACATCCCCAAACTCTATAATATTCGCAACAGCACCATCAGCATCCGGTCCTATTAAGTCTTTATCCTTTAAACAAGACGTTAGCACTAATGGAGAAGCTAACGCTAAGAAAATATATTTTATTATTTTTTTCATGTTAATCTAAATTTATTTAGCCCAAAATATTTTAGAAGAATACTTATTTATATCTGCAGGAACATTTGCTGCATTATAACTAAATTCAGTATTTGGATATAATATTCTAGTTGGTAATTTGTCTTCCGAGGTTGCACGTGACGCTATTGAAACAAACGTCGTTCTAGCATTCGCAGTAGTGTTTAAACCAACATTCTTTGGATATCCACTGCGACGAAATTCATTCCATGCCTCATGGCCAAATAGAAAATTCAAAGCAATATACTTTTGTGTTATGATAGCTTCGCGTTTTTGTTCTTTCCCAGTCTCTTTTCTTTCAGGTTTATTAGGGTTAGACTGATCTAAATAATCTACAAATTTCACTAAATAAGTATCATTATTATCAGTTTCATATTTCGTTAAATAAGCTTGAGCATCAGCTGCACTTTTAGTAGGCGCATCACCTTCATTCATGTATAAGTAGTTATAAGATGCCATTATTCCCTTTCTAAAATAAGTTCGGGATGCTTCATCTCCACCAGAAATAAGTCCGTCTAATGCAGCTTCAGCAGCCAAAAATTGACTTTCTGCAGCTAACATCAATGGTTGACCAGCAGCAGGACCTTTGATAACGCCTAACCCTCTATAATTTGTACCGCTTATCGTACCCGAGACTGGACGCATGACCCAGGCAGATGGCGCAACTCCAGTTGGAGGATTATCAACATTTCCAAGTTGATTTTTATTGGTTGATATTCCATTTGCGAAGACTAATGATGCACGTTCCGAGTCAGATATTTTAAAACCATCGTAGAAAGCCATTATATAATTGGTAGGAATAAATTGGGTTCCCCATGTTCCCACAGCGGCATTATCAGCGCCATAAGCCCAAGTATTCCACATCGGATTTTGCTTACCCGCAATTTTGGTAAATACAGGTTGTACAATTACATCGCTTTCAATAACGCCAATATTATCTATTGTCTTATTAGCAAATGTAGCTTTACTACCAGCTCTTAACACCAACCTCAATTTCAATGTATTAGCAAATTTAGCCCACGAGGTCGTATTACCTTTGAATATAACATCTGCAGTTTTAAAATCATCACTAGCAGTAGCCGATTTAAAGAAAGCCACTGCTGCATCCAATTTTTTAGCAAGATCGACATAGATATCAGCTGCCTTGTCGTATTTAGGAGTTAGCGAAGCAGCGCCCTTTAACGCATCTGAATAAGGAACATCATTATAGGTATCCACAAGATTCGCATAATTATACACTTTCATGACCTCTGCAGCTTGTACAAAAAGGGCTTTCCCTTCGCCTGCTTTTTCTACAACATACTGAAGATCAGTCAATGTATTATATGGAGTACTCCACAAGCCAGTCATAAACCCGGTTGAAAAATCGTAGGTAATCATATCACCCCAACCAGAGACCCCGCCCGATGTAGCATAATAACCTACTAATCGTCCGCCATAGGTATTATATGTTGGAACAGAAAGCGCTGTTGCAACCATAGCTTGAGGCAAAACAAGCTCTGGGGTCGACTGAGTCGGTGAATTTGGATTATCATTGATATCCAAAGCCTTTTTACAGGAAGAAGCTACCAATAAAGTAGACATTGCTATGGATAAATATTTTATTTTATTGTTCATGAGATTCGATATTAAAAAGTTAAACTAACAGAAAAACCAACGTAACGAGACGGCGGTGTTTGACTTAAACCTGTCAAACCAAGCGCATTTCCATTGGATGATCCGTTTCCATCAGAATATTCTGGATCGGTATAAACATTTGTAGCAGGTGTCCATAGAAACAAGTTACGACCTTGTACACTCACTCGAGCCTTCTTAATCACATTTTGACCGGCAAGAAAAGATTTCGGTAAATTATAAGACAATGACATTTCACGGATTTTCCAGAATGCTGCTGAAGTCACATAGGTTTCGTCAATATTTCGTCGTCCAGTAGCCATTGTCCAATAATCAGCTCCACCATCATAAACAGTAATGTTTGTATTTTTTACATAAGAATTTGTTGCTTCATCCCAATAAGATGAATTTGGAATAACAAATCGTTCACGATCGTAAGCAACGGTATTTATTCCTGATCCGGAGAAATCAAACAAATCTGCTCCATTATTAAAGATATAGTTACCTGTACGATACTCAGCACTTGTGTAAAATGTTAGATCTTTATAAGATAATGACAAGTTTAAACCTAGTGTATGCGTTGGAAGCGCTGCTCCCAGCACCTTCAATGT
The DNA window shown above is from Sphingobacterium thalpophilum and carries:
- a CDS encoding RagB/SusD family nutrient uptake outer membrane protein, which encodes MKNNKYIKVLLAGMILVSSCKKDYLNTSPTDSVELSKVFETTKNAEVAVNGLAKMMTQQYLGSQGFNGEGTIKMYYGNYPGNNFFVNLSGWADIINANYNQNLTSIYLYYPWFYYYKIIGNANQIVENIDAADGNLADKQFIKAQALTYRAYSYMMLAQIYGNRWSDSNNGQTNGLVLRKDVSTGDMPLSTLGQTYDLIYTDLNDAISLYESSKINRNPNANYQVNKDVAYAVYARAALNKQDYVNAEKYAILARANYKLMNNAEYKSGFANPNGEWIWSSYGASDETLYFYSFQSYIAYNSSASAVRTAPKCISRELFDKIPSTDIRRDLFLDPKGEAYTTATGLAGATMKARAFALYPELQANAVPYAYMNFKFKANDLPGVGNLNHFRASEMYLIEAEAKFFQNKAASEVQGVLNTLNATSGRNVNYVCTKTGTDLLNEIKLYRAVELWGEGFDWFDMKRWGDTIVRRNNANGGNFLTSLAVTINPQDKNKWTWSIPLRESDYNKGLK
- a CDS encoding TonB-dependent receptor, which encodes MKHKLLSFFVGSMILSSVAFAQEKKVSGRVTGADGKPLVGVTIAVQGSNIATQTDANGKYSLSVPVGKVMVFRYVGHSDKTIIVKDGQSLFNVSLEDQNTALDEVVVVAYGTAKKESVTGSVTSVSAKDIEKRPVTNAFAALEGSAAGIQLNNTSGMPGAEPSIRIRGFSSLNGSNNPLYVVDGVPFGGNISDINPNDVESISVLKDASSSALYGSRASNGVIIITTKKGKAGRSQVNISTDQGFYSRGIAEYDRVNDRQFMEAMWQGYRNSLLTNNSASYPTVQSANNEATKSLVSNYLKLNIYDKADDKLFDSNGKLVSDAQIKSGYADDLDWFKEVDRVGHRQNYNIDGTTATDKAKVFYSTGYLDEKGYIKNSGLKRFTGRLNAELQAKDWFKYGFNLAGSHQISNQISGSTDDASSFVNPYNYARSIAPIYPIHLHNADGSYALDEAGKIQYDNGESTRLQYVGRHTIWENELNRDQTIRNTVNGRGFLEFKFLKDFTLTLNGDLNLRNSERRTYNNAIIGDGAGQGRAARNIYRYKNYTVQQLLTWNKDFGLHHLDILAGHENYSDNWSYLYGYKTDEIFEGQTDMVNFTKITSLYDYQEDYRVESFLSRARYNYAGKYFAEASFRRDGSSRFSPDNRWGNFWSLGGSWSVSKEDFFKDMLNTVNDLKVRASYGEVGNDESASKYSYLSLYELSQNANAGAVFKNQNPSPDLIWETSSSFSAAVEARLFKRANLSFEYFNKQSQNLIFDFNLPLSAGATSSSSAVSTVTRNIGSMSNRGFELTFDVDVLKGDGWRWNVGANATWLTNKILSLPEENRENGIVTGNFKWVEGGSRYDFWLFKYAGVDQMTGRSLYLADTERFNVNGSAPGKAEIPKAELVEINGKYYVTNASSYGLRGWSGSVIPKMNGSFNTSFEYKNFSFSALFTYAIGGKIYDSSYASLMAMSGTPSALHTDIMKSWNGIPDGMTASSADRLDVNGIPSINFSQSSMNNYATSDRFLTDGSYLVIKNIAVGYSLPKTLISKIDLSSVRVVAGIENLSTMTKRKGMNPQQQWNGTSTNAWVTPRTISFGVKIGL
- a CDS encoding VOC family protein; this translates as MNYKSLNPILYTKSLDQTIQFYAEKLGFTCVEKNEALNWALLRSGTIEIMFSHPGESIAFETAQFTGSLYFNIADVDNLWESLKDNVKICYEIATFEWGMREFAIYDNNGYVLQFGEKI
- a CDS encoding energy transducer TonB, with protein sequence MKPLIFSLIGMLSCVFSFGQENAALPKIGYDSFVKQVNRSFKLTDSEISKDISGEIILDIRVNEFGKIDSADIAKDIEKGMGIRLLKAVKMSGDWEPATKNGKPIASWVRFPYKVLSFKESANSAAIVKAEPIEGMSTFIEKFYKNFQYPPEALKAGLSGDYELNFIVKEDGKITGVKLKDDPGYGVLTSAQRALNRAGKWKPATQNGEAVKSSVVVPFKLNLKEFRTHI
- a CDS encoding DUF1735 domain-containing protein, translated to MKKIIKYIFLALASPLVLTSCLKDKDLIGPDADGAVANIIEFGDVSVPISNESSSIPLYSLAFNIAPTGVVNLKLKCVGAKTAESDIKVTIAVDNSLLEKYNDENETEYEAMPASQYSLSTTEAVIKKGEREVAVPINLKPDQFTFDADYAVGLAIKTVSSGEISGNFGKIILNLGAKNFFDGVYKYTTSANTALVPNANKTVKLVTIGSNKCMLDPGLLGTYSNQVNYTIDQATNKITVEMFSLLPIATKSTSVYDPATKTLTVNWTSNGGARTFEEKFVYTGSR
- a CDS encoding SusD/RagB family nutrient-binding outer membrane lipoprotein yields the protein MNNKIKYLSIAMSTLLVASSCKKALDINDNPNSPTQSTPELVLPQAMVATALSVPTYNTYGGRLVGYYATSGGVSGWGDMITYDFSTGFMTGLWSTPYNTLTDLQYVVEKAGEGKALFVQAAEVMKVYNYANLVDTYNDVPYSDALKGAASLTPKYDKAADIYVDLAKKLDAAVAFFKSATASDDFKTADVIFKGNTTSWAKFANTLKLRLVLRAGSKATFANKTIDNIGVIESDVIVQPVFTKIAGKQNPMWNTWAYGADNAAVGTWGTQFIPTNYIMAFYDGFKISDSERASLVFANGISTNKNQLGNVDNPPTGVAPSAWVMRPVSGTISGTNYRGLGVIKGPAAGQPLMLAAESQFLAAEAALDGLISGGDEASRTYFRKGIMASYNYLYMNEGDAPTKSAADAQAYLTKYETDNNDTYLVKFVDYLDQSNPNKPERKETGKEQKREAIITQKYIALNFLFGHEAWNEFRRSGYPKNVGLNTTANARTTFVSIASRATSEDKLPTRILYPNTEFSYNAANVPADINKYSSKIFWAK